The Motacilla alba alba isolate MOTALB_02 chromosome 3, Motacilla_alba_V1.0_pri, whole genome shotgun sequence DNA window CCATCAAGCCCTGCAGTGCAAGTTCTCCACCTTCCAATTAAAAAAGGAGCTTGCAGGGCACATCCACAACTAGCTTGGAAGCTATCCCTGCCCTCCAGAGCAAAACCTACTGGAGGAGCCTGAGGTCCAGAAATAATCACAAACCACCCTTTCCTGTCAGGCAGCTGGGAATTCAAGTGGTTGGAGCTAAATATGGCACTATGTCAACAAGGAGCCACCAGGAAAGGGGGATTATTGCTCTCCATTAGTGAGAGGAGTCTGCTCACACACGTCTGCAAAGACCTCAGCTTTGGAAAGcacatttccttcatttccGTGGTTTGCACTTGAATTTTCACCATGCTCATCCTCATCTTTCACTGGATATTTCCCGTTTCAAAACCAAGCAGGCAAACAAAAACTGAGGCACATCAAGAAGCAATTTGTCTGGCtggtaaagaaacaaaaaccaccaccccaaagccaggcagAGGATCACAGGAAAACACGAAGTACAGCCGTGCAAGTCTCACGtcacctctgctccctcctcctcctcagccctgctgaaaGACAGCAGCTGTAATCCCTTCCAGGTGGTGACAGGAGTGAtcttcccagcccctctgaacgtgacagccctggagctggctgggaacACGTGTTCCCGTGCTGtcagagggagaggggaagctgCAAGACCCAACAGGCGCCTGAGTCACAGCAGCCAAAGGGAAATGCAAACGTTGGAAGCCGTGCAAGCACGAGGCATGCGACTGCGAGGGATCCTTTTCAGCTGGTTGCTTCCTTCACAGATGCTCTGGGCCATCCTGGGTGAGACTAGTGGAGGAAGGAGACACCTCCTTCAGCACCATCTGTCTCTGGATCCCcactggctgctccccagcccctctgagtGGGGATTTTGGTGAGCAGAGCTCACTCTGCCCTGACTGTGACTGGCGTATGTGTGAGTCACTGCCCAGACATGGTGACAAACACAGGTATGAGTGGGACAGGTCTCCTGGGCAGGAACTTCGGTGATTTCAGTTTTCATGGTTTGACAACTGCATTTTTGCGTTCATTTTAGTTTCTTTCTCCttgcctgtgctgcaggtgaggaaCTGACTGATTCAACATGAGTCGGGCGTGGCATTGACTGTGTAAGCAGCTTTAAAGTGATCAaagtcagcagctgcaggagaaatcCTGGGAAATGCTTGCCCTTTCCCTAACCTGTTAAGTTCCAACAGTGGCTTTTAGCAATAGCACAGAAAGGcaatcagagaatcccagagtggtttgcattggaagggatgttaaagatcacccagttccactccctgccatgggcaggggcaccttccactatcccaggttgctccaaacccatccagcctggtctttgACAcatccagggatccagggccagccacagcttccctggacaccttgtgccagggcctctccaccctcataggaagtttttcctaatatcctaCCTAagctctttcagtttgaagccataCCCTTTGTGATCttggagcaaaaaaaaaaaaaaaagcttttaaaacttcCATGGGATGACTGGCTTCAGCTGTTGCCTGACAGCCTGAAAGTCATGAAGATAAGATGCTTTAGAGTAGCTACAGTGAGATCAGCTCTTCCCATATGAGACAttttggaaggggctgcccagggagggggtGGGGTCCCCACTCCTGGAGATGTCCAAGGAATGACTGGACATGGAACTCAATGGTCTGGTCTGGATGACAAGGTAGAGGtcagtcacaggttggacttgattgtcttggaggtcttttgcAAACTAATAATTCTGTGACTGAGTGATTTTCATCTGAGGAAGTTATCTAGGCTCCCCGTGCACTCTGCAGGTAGAAATGTGCCTGTAGCAGGGTAGCCCCTCTCCTCCTAAGGGAGCTGCAGATGAACCACAGTGTTTGCCCCTCTTTCCCTGCTGGTTATGATGGGAGTCTGGAGGGTGGCTTGGGGGGAGACATTTCACCAGGAATGTTTAGAATTCACTCAACATGGACCACTTCCAGTCTATGCTTCATGTCAGGATCAGAGCTGTGGCTACCAGGCTCAGTTCTCTTTGGAATCCTGCATGGACTGATGTGTCACAAAGCAGATTATGAAACCAAAAGGGTTTTGTACAAGATGTAGAactggggacatggtttagtggtgagtttggcagtgctgggttaacgGTTGGACTTGGTGTTCTTTATGTGTAAAAATTGAAAGAGAGGAGATTTAGGTTAGATGTTGGGAAGCAATCCTTCTCTTTGAGGGTGGtgagcccctggcacaggttgcccagagaagctgtggctacTCCTTCTCTGGAGGTGTCCAatgttggacagggcttggagaaatctgggatagtggaaggtgtccctgtccacatcagggggctggaactggatgatgtTCAAGgtccttccaagccaaaccattctgtgattccatgaggcTCACAGATAGGGTTGTCCTTCTTTTGAGGAAGGTTATTTTAACTTCTCCATCTAGAGGATGGGGGTGTTGTTCCTAAATGATCTCCCTGGAGGCCCTGTCAGCCTTTGTGGGAATAGCTCAGCTGAGATCCAGCTCTCCACTGACTTCTCCCAAACTCCCCTATTCCTCAGAGACCCAAAATGAGGTGTTTGCCTCTGGAACTGAACCCAGTTCTTCATTTGAGTGAAATGAATCTTATCTCTGGCTGTAAGTTTAAGAAAGGGATTCTAGAAATGAAAACCACAGGAATTATTTAATTTGGAATACTGATTATTTAAGCATGTTTGCATACATCTTCACAAACCCAACACAACACTACACACATACTTTTTCTCCATACAATTTAAGGCATTTTGTTTTCAACCCCTCTCTTTTATTCTCCCTGCAAATTTTTGATAAAATGAACTGTGTCCCAAGAGCTTTACACAAGTATGCAGCTGAGGTATGGTCAAACTTCTCCTGGCATTAGTTGGGCATTTATTCAGAAATGTTTATATTTCCCcagaggaagggggaaaaaaaaagttacaatcTGGTAAAAAACATTTGCTAAATGAAGCTTGCAGTTCTATTGTGGTTTGTAAAGTCCAAGCTCTCCAATAAATGCCTCAGCCTCTTCCAGCTGTTTGCTGCAGCACAAATGCCCAAAGCTTTTCCAtgttaaagagaaaattagtttaaattttGTGTGCAAGGATGGGGCACTGAGACATTGCAAATCCCGTTAGCTCCAGAACAGGGCCTTGTGCAAAATTGTCTGAGGGATCCCAGCTGGTTGTAAAGTGCTTCAATACCATCATTGGCATAGTAAAGGACATCACAAGGGATTGGATCTATCCTTATTTTGGTCAATATTGAGTTTGACCACTTCTCAGAAACTTGACAGGGTGAATGAACTCATCTTTTTTATCTACCACTACAGTGATGAGCACAGTACAAAGAGATGGGGTCTGCAAGAGGATCTACTTGAAAGACCTTTCTCCATGTTGAGGCTTCCAGTGAAATGAGCAATGAGCTCAACTTCtactaaaggggaaaaaaaaagacaaaatgggGAAAATCTTTGATGTCTCAGACCCTTTTTTCTGGGCACAGAGGAGGTGGGGTAGGTGAGGGCAAGATAAATATACAGGGTATAGGGAAGGTAGGGTAGGGAGGAAGACGAATGTACATCAATTTACATCTCTGTGGGCTCTGACCAGACTTTGGCAATGAATCCTGATTTTGTCATGTTTCTGTGGATTGGCAATCTCTCCAGGAATGCAGCATGCAGCATGGGTGAAAGGCATCCCAAAGTCACACAGAGACaatgcccagcagagccacagatcactccagcagcaaacagcatgGCTTAAAGGGTGGGAGCTAGAAGGTATCCCAAACAAAACAGCCTTCCCTTTCCCATAACCACTTATCTATTGAGACCACAGGATATTAATGAGCTACTAGCCCTCTAGAAATGAGGGCAGGTAATTGCAACATTACTCACAGGATTCAAGATTGAGTTTACCACATTTAGCTCAGAAGAAAAGCCAATTACAAGGGCTCAACTCACCGGAGATACTGAAATATGTaatgaaaatatacttttaaaaaagaaagaaaggaagaaagaaagaaaaagtcagtTTTTAGTCAGCAGTTCTAGAAGTCCAGGTCATCCTGGTCAATCTCAtcagagttttctttctttttagcaGCCTGAACTTCCTCAGTGTTTTCAGCCTCCTTTGGATCTGCACCTTCAGCGTCTGGCTGCTCCTCATCTCCCACAGGATCAGAACCTGAAGATTCTTtgtcctcttcttcttcctcactGTCAGGATACATCTGAGAGGGTTTGGAGCTCTCATCACTTCGAACTTCTCCATTTGGGTGGTCGCTAGTGGGGTTATCATCACCTTTGCATTCCTCTTCAACTGCTTCCTCTTCAACTATTCCTTCCTCTTCGACTGCTCCTTCCATTTCATTTACTCTTTCCTCTTCATCATCAGACCCCTTCTGGGATTGCTGTGAGAAGTTTCCGACAGAAGAGTAACAAGAAAAGGCTGTGGATTTTTTCAGAGTCTCTAACCTTTTGTGAGTTCTCTTGCCTTTGGTCCTTGAGGCTTTTTCAGAAACTTTGTTGTTGCCTTGGTCTTCATGTTTTTCATGTGCATTGTCAGGATCATCACCAGTGGGTTCCTCAACATTCTCATCAGGATTCTCACCtctttcactgcttttctcctctgcctcatCTCCTGACTCTGGTTTTGCGTCTTCTTCTGCCTCAGCTTCATCTTGCTCAGCTTCTTCATTTCCTTCCACAGCATCTCCTTCAGGATTGTTGTCAGTTCCACAGCCCTCAGCATCTCCTCTGCATTCTGACGTCTCTGCCTCATCATCAGCCACAACTTCCTCATCCTCTGGTTCCTCTGTTTcttcagcttcattttcacCTTCATCTTCACCTTCAGACTCCTCTTCAGCTTTTTGCTCTTCATTTTGAtctgcttcttcttcttgttctttctctttttcttcctcctcctcctttgtttcttcctcctctttttctccctcttcttcctcttttgcttcttcttcctccaccACCTCTTcttgattttcttcctcttccgTTTCCTGCTCCTCTTTTGTTTGACCCTCATCTTCCTttgttccttcttcctcttcctccttcccttcctcctcttttgtttcttcctcctcttttggctcttcttcctcttctgcttcctcctcttttacatcttcctcctctttggcttcttcctcttcttcctttccttcctcctcttcttcttttgcttcttcctcctctcccttcccttcttcttcctcctcctctttggcttcttcctcttcctcctttccttcctcttcctcctctttggcttcttcctctttctcctttccttcttcctcctcttcttttgcttcttcctcctcctcctccttcccttcttcttcctcctcttctttggcttcttcctcttcctccttcccttcctcctcctctttggcttcttcttcttcctcctttccttcctcctcctcttctttggcttcttcctcctcctccttcccttcttcttcctcctcttcttttgcttcttcctcctcctcctcctccttcccttcttcctcctccttctctttggcttcttcctcttcctcttttgcttcttcttcctcctcttcttcttcctcttctttagcttcttcctcctcttctttggcttcttcctcttcctccttcccttcctcctcctcctcctcctcttcctctttagcttcttcctcttcctctttggcttcttcctcttcttttgcttcttcGTCTCCCTCCTCtacttcttcttcctcctccccttcctcttcctcctcttttgcttcctcctcctcctcttcctcttttgcttcctcctcctcctcttcctcttttgcttcttccctctcctcttctgcttcttcctcttcctccttcctttcctcctcctcctcttttgcttcttcttctttcccttttgcttcctcctcttcctccttcccttcttcctcctcctcctcttctttggcttcctcctcttcttcttttccttcctcctcctcctctttggcctcctcctcctcctctttggtttcttcttcctcctctttggtttcttcctcctcctccttggcttcctcctcttcttttgcttcttcctctccttccttcccttcctcttcctctttcccttcttcatcttcctttccttcttcctctccttcctcttcctccttcccttcctcctcctttgtttcttcctcctccttcactCCCTCTacttctgcttccttctcttccttctcttttatttcctcctcctcttcagccTTAgtcatttcttcttcctctttctcttcctcctcctcttttgcttcctcttcttctccttcttttgtttcttcccctccttcttctgcttcttcttctttggTTTCTTCAGTTTTGGCCTCATCCTCCATCTCAGTGTTTTGACTCTCTGCTACTTCAGATTCTTCTCCATCTCCATTCAACGTTGCACCATCATCTTCATTTAATTCtggctcttttccttcttcttcgGCTTCTGTTTCACCTGCTTGAGGTTTTTCCTCGTCCTTCTCCTCGTTTTCTGCCCCTTCTTCCACAGAACCATTGGGAAGTGTTTTCGTATCCTGGGCTGCTTCTGCAACAATGGCTTCCTCGTTGCCATCTTTCTTCAGCCTCAGGATTTTCTGCAAATCAAAGGCTTTCATGACTGGGGCATTGGTGGCCACCACAGGGGCTCTGGCAGGCCTGGAAGCCAGTTTTTTCCTCACACAGGAGTCACATGGACAGTATTCCTCCTCACTGGATTGTTTGCTAATGCTGTCCTCCAAAGCTTCACTAAGGTTAAAGTCATTATCTATGTCGAATGATAAGTCTGACGTCTCCTCCAGCCTCATCTGGGCACCATTCTTGTCCCCAAAGAGGGACTTCTTATGCATAGTTTGCAGTCGCCATCTCCTCTGCTCGGTTTGGAGTTTGGACTCGCGTGTAGGTGGCTCCTCTGGAGGTCTCGGcatcctccttccagccctgcttttgatcttcctcagctccttctctATGCTCTTTTGTATCCTTTTACTCACTTCCTCCTTCAGCTCCAGTATCATTGCATCCATCTGCTGGTTGTCCTGCAGGTTCCACCTGACTTTAAACTCGTTCATTGCATTGACATAATGAGCCATGAACTCCTTCTCGATTTTCTTGAGTAGTCTCAGGACCCAGGTTGGGTCTGGATCCACAGAATTTTGCTGGACAAGGGATGTGCCCACACTGGTGGATGTATCAATTTTGGGCTCGGTGTCATTTGGTGACTCTTCTTGGGGCTGCTCTTGCAACTCCTCTTTCAGCTCTGTCCCAACATCAGCATCACCGACATTGGCATCACCAGTGGTCTCTGGCTGGTCAGCTTCTTCCTCAGGGTTTTCTTGTGGGACTTCATCATTCACAGCTTCAGCTTCTTCTTGTTCTCCAGCTTCAGctaatttgctttcttcttcattttcattttctctcccttcctcctgaCCATGCTCACAGTTACTGCCCTGATCCTCCTtattctcttcttcctcctgggTTACAGACTCCTCTCTAGCAgattctgccttttcctcacCTTTTGCCTCTGAGCAGGCTGTGGAAGGGCGGGATAGCTGCTCTTCCTCTTTACTTTGCTCCTCAACCTCAGTCACTTCTGTGCCAGtctctgcattttccatttgctCAGCTGATTTGCATTCCATGGTTTTCTGTGCCACCAATGTGGCACCAGCTGTGCACTCTTCTCCTGAGCCACCAGAGCAACTGCAAACATCAACCCCAGAGGAGGACATGGGAGTGAAGGCGTGATCCATGGATTTTGGGACTTTAGACCCAGACACTGGCTTTGCCACTTTGCTTGCCTCTTGGCCTGAGCTTGGGCCGCTCCTTTCAGCGGTACATCCAAACCACAGGGcctgaaaaatattcagcagctctgtgtaCCTTGACTTATTCAAATGTTTTGAGTTTTCTGATGGATCCTCTGACTCTTCATCAAGGAGCTGGAGGCTGGCAAGACAAGTAATCAAAATGTTGGCAGAGTTACTCAGTTTTCTCCCCATTGTGGGGGATACTTCAGGCAAACTGTTTGATCGATCAAATTTGGTCTCGTGCTTTGAACTGAGCAAGGCCTTCATGATCTGGACAGAAGTTTGGACAGAGGTTGGAAGGTCTCTCTTGTTATTTTGGCTGGATGTAACTGACTTGTTGCATtctgcctgctcagcctcagcagcttCACGTGCAACCTCAGAGATTTCTTCCTGGTTGATGCATTCTTCAGTCTCTTCAATTATGGCTGtgtcttctgctttctcttcttccacTTCATCCTTTGCTTCATCCTTTGCTTCTTCCTTTGCTTCATCAttttcagcctcctcctcctcctcctcattcttttcctcagctttttcctcctcctcattcttttcctcagctttttccTCCTCCGGGGCTTCCTCGGCATTTGTACAGTGTGATACCTCAGTGATCAACTCTGCGTGTTCCTCTTCTCCATCATCCtccatttcatatttcataagCAATGTTTCCGAAGGGATTTTCCTGAGCCACTCTTGCACAACTTCTTCTGGAGATGTATTTGGTAGGGCTGATGGCACTAAATCACCTCCTTCCTCCTGAACACCTGCGTCTTCTatctcttcctctgcttttttgttGCAAGAATCATCAATCTCTTTATTATTCTGACAATTTCCTTCGGTTGCAGCGGATTTAGAGCCATAAGAAGTTGCTTTGGAGGAATCCAcaatttctttctgctctcttcCTGCGGTCAGCACGGACTCGGTGCCGATGCTGCTGATGGAGGAATTCTTCAACATGGTCGAACgcatattttttctctttggcttCCCTTTTGGTGGGGCAGGGCATTGCAGACTGCACATTGACATAGTCTCTGACACCGATGCCCGGCTGGAGTTTGACACCTTCACACGAAGATTTTTCGTGTTTGTCTGTCGTGATTTTGAAGACAGAGACATGTTTGATTGTGAACACCTATCATCAGTTTCCTGGGATATCTGGGTCAACACGcatttatcttttatttctgaCCTTGAAGAGACTCTTGAGGAGCTACTTGTGGGTTTTCCATTCCTAATCCCATCCTCACTTGGGTGGTCAACTTTTGAACACACACTCCCACTCATGCTTCCCTGTTTTGAAGAAGAGTGTTCAGAACTAATCTTGGCATGACCCTTTCCAGATTTTCCATTAGGACTTGAAACACTTGAGCAGAGGGATGAtggtttgctgttttcttctttatggCTTCTCTTCTTTGAGCTTTTTGAACATTCACTGTAGCCATTGGCAATACTTTTTGAgctctcctcctcagcaggacCTGCAGTTGCCTCTGGTTCACTGGTAGATGAAATGTTTGAGTGAAGAGATCTTGACTTATGAGACATGGTGTCTCCAGCAGattttttcttgatttcacATGAGCTTTTGGAGTAGATTGATGCCCTGCTGCCTGATCTCGCATCATCTGCATGTAgggaattcttttttttctgagtggaTTCAAGTGAAGACACAGATATTTCAGACTGTGCGTCCAAATGAACGTGGCTGCGTTTGCTCTTTTTGGACCCTCTGGAAGAGCAAGAGACACTGCATGGAATGTTCTCATCGCTGCCACTTTTCTTGCTGTTCCTGTCACTAGCCTTGGAACGGTGGGTTCCTTGCGTGGAGCATCGTTCCCCTTCACTGCTCTCACCCCTGAATGATTGGCTTGGCTTTGTTTTTGCTGACACTGAGCTGACTTCATTGGCTTCactttcttcctgctctgcttccaccTCTTCAGCCTCTTTCTTGGGGCAGGACTCACTGGAGAAAGAGGACACCACTGGGTTGTCGTCAGAGGTGTCACCCTGCTCAGCCTTTTCTTTTGGTGTGGTGCGGTTACTGGACTTGCTGTGCACACTGTTGGCAGGGGTGGAGCACTGGCTGTTGTCTCCCTGATTTGCCTTCTGAAGGCTTGAGGAGGACATGCTCCTGCCCACGCTGCTCACTTCCTCACACACGTTCTTCTTGCTCTGCCTGGACTGCAGGGATGACCTGGACATGACACTCCCAACTCTGCTGCTTTCAACCTCTTCTGGGTCATCCTTCAAGCACTTCAGAGACGAAGCTTCAAAACAATTTGCATCCTCattttgtgaaattattttagtgaTCTCCTGGTCTTCAGGGCTGTCTTGAGTATCCAGGTTGTTTTCACAGCTTGAATGTGACATCAAGCCCAAGGATGAAGGCCTCTGGCTGTTTCCTGTGCTTGTCCGAGTGCATTCCTGCTGTTCTTCTCCATTGGAAGCACCAGTAGATAAATCACTTCGGCACGCACACTTTTTAACGGATCGATACGCCACTCTGTTCTTTATAGTCTCTGAGTAGGATGAGGACTCTCGCACAATGTGCTCAGAGAATTCCTCACTGGATGTGGTGTGGATGCTATCCACAGATGTCATTTTTTTGTGGACTACTCTCCTCCGGGAAGATGTGCTGGAGCACGATGACCGCGTGTGCCAGGTGCTTCGCACGGTGGGCTCTTCCCTCTGGGACATGTGCATGGGATTCTTCCAGATGTCATAGTCCTGGTGTTTCTTTCCACAGCTGTGACAGTGGGCCTCGTCACATTCCGATTCCTCAAGTTTGGACATGTAGGAATCGATATCACAGGGATATAAGGAATCATCTGCCTCCGAGCTGGCTTCTGGGTTCATTTTCTGTAGGAGCTCTCCTCCACTGTCCTCCTCCACTCCTGACTCTTCACAAGGCAGCCGGTTCATCAGGTTGGACTTTTTGATCTGGGTGGACCACTGCAAAGTCTCATCATTGAGCAAACGGAAGCGAACCTTCATCTCCACGGACAAGCTCCCATCCTTGTTCACATGGACCCGCTTCTCGATGTCATCGTTGACTAAGGACTGGACCAGGTCCCCAGCTTTTGGGTGAGAGCAGCCATTGGAGAAGGGTCCCCCGTTGTCTGGAGAGGCTGCGAGGCCATTGGGGTATGACTTTTCTGATGACAAGGAAAATCTCATCGACCTGTTGCTGGATGCTGACCGTGGATGGATAACGCTTTTTTTGGCTTTCAGTCCAAAGTTCACTGgagtgaagaaaagaaagatggagaaagatgTTAACTCACATGAAGATGACAGAAAATATGCAGGCCAAACCCTCAAACTAGTGAATTCTGATGTTATTCCATTAAAGCCAAGCCTATGCCAATTTACATAGTTTGAAAATTTGTCTTTGATTAAGCGATGTCCATTAATCATAGAATAGTTAAGGTTGCAGGGGACCTCTGGAGATAATATAGTCCAACTTCCTTGTTAAATGTTAAGTTTTGAATTAATAATCTGCAATAAAATCTTCTAcaccttaattttattttaaaaaataaattgaaacaCAAACACTTAGTTTTATTAAGTGCATGCATATATACAAATGGAGCAATTTAGTCTCTGAGTTTGGGCATTTTTTCATGTTGCAAATATTACTTTATTGAACTGTGAAAGTTTTCATTCTTCTTATTTAACCAGGGAAAAATACGTGGAGAAGTAACCCTCTTCTATAGCTGGTCACACATTTATTGTGTAACATCCCCTTCTCCACTCATATTCCAGGAAATGTGTGGACATGTACACCAGAGCCACACTGAgtccctgcagggatgtgccaCTAAGagtaattataatttttatttaaacataaagAACAATTAGAAAAGGAATTACAAGCTGGTGATAATTACAAAGAGAAATGGTGGGAGTTGTGAAAGAAATCAGCGAGAATAAGGGAATTTGGGAACTGCAATTGGAGGAACATCTTTATGGCCCGTGCAGTGATCTGCATAGATTTGTTTATGTCCCTTCATTTCAAGCAGAATATGTTGCTATTGGGCTGTCTTGCAAGACA harbors:
- the RP1L1 gene encoding retinitis pigmentosa 1-like 1 protein encodes the protein MTQVPADYLSTTSSYNYEPPLPSVARASTLTKVPPAKKITFFKSGDPQFAGVKMAINQRSFKSFNALMDDLSHRVPLPFGVRTITTPRGIHCISELDQLEDGGCYLCSDKKYVKPISITSGGHRPAPPRNSRPSSTMRRAAQEGKLEDYSTPFTHHGPRIPKKITLIKNGESGFRRSIILNRRNARSFKTLLDEITEILQFPVKKLYTIDGKKIDSMQALLHCPNVLVCVGREPFKPVSMENLRKHSVEKLPNLPPRSNNGNNVNENNEMNFGLKAKKSVIHPRSASSNRSMRFSLSSEKSYPNGLAASPDNGGPFSNGCSHPKAGDLVQSLVNDDIEKRVHVNKDGSLSVEMKVRFRLLNDETLQWSTQIKKSNLMNRLPCEESGVEEDSGGELLQKMNPEASSEADDSLYPCDIDSYMSKLEESECDEAHCHSCGKKHQDYDIWKNPMHMSQREEPTVRSTWHTRSSCSSTSSRRRVVHKKMTSVDSIHTTSSEEFSEHIVRESSSYSETIKNRVAYRSVKKCACRSDLSTGASNGEEQQECTRTSTGNSQRPSSLGLMSHSSCENNLDTQDSPEDQEITKIISQNEDANCFEASSLKCLKDDPEEVESSRVGSVMSRSSLQSRQSKKNVCEEVSSVGRSMSSSSLQKANQGDNSQCSTPANSVHSKSSNRTTPKEKAEQGDTSDDNPVVSSFSSESCPKKEAEEVEAEQEESEANEVSSVSAKTKPSQSFRGESSEGERCSTQGTHRSKASDRNSKKSGSDENIPCSVSCSSRGSKKSKRSHVHLDAQSEISVSSLESTQKKKNSLHADDARSGSRASIYSKSSCEIKKKSAGDTMSHKSRSLHSNISSTSEPEATAGPAEEESSKSIANGYSECSKSSKKRSHKEENSKPSSLCSSVSSPNGKSGKGHAKISSEHSSSKQGSMSGSVCSKVDHPSEDGIRNGKPTSSSSRVSSRSEIKDKCVLTQISQETDDRCSQSNMSLSSKSRQTNTKNLRVKVSNSSRASVSETMSMCSLQCPAPPKGKPKRKNMRSTMLKNSSISSIGTESVLTAGREQKEIVDSSKATSYGSKSAATEGNCQNNKEIDDSCNKKAEEEIEDAGVQEEGGDLVPSALPNTSPEEVVQEWLRKIPSETLLMKYEMEDDGEEEHAELITEVSHCTNAEEAPEEEKAEEKNEEEEKAEEKNEEEEEEAENDEAKEEAKDEAKDEVEEEKAEDTAIIEETEECINQEEISEVAREAAEAEQAECNKSVTSSQNNKRDLPTSVQTSVQIMKALLSSKHETKFDRSNSLPEVSPTMGRKLSNSANILITCLASLQLLDEESEDPSENSKHLNKSRYTELLNIFQALWFGCTAERSGPSSGQEASKVAKPVSGSKVPKSMDHAFTPMSSSGVDVCSCSGGSGEECTAGATLVAQKTMECKSAEQMENAETGTEVTEVEEQSKEEEQLSRPSTACSEAKGEEKAESAREESVTQEEEENKEDQGSNCEHGQEEGRENENEEESKLAEAGEQEEAEAVNDEVPQENPEEEADQPETTGDANVGDADVGTELKEELQEQPQEESPNDTEPKIDTSTSVGTSLVQQNSVDPDPTWVLRLLKKIEKEFMAHYVNAMNEFKVRWNLQDNQQMDAMILELKEEVSKRIQKSIEKELRKIKSRAGRRMPRPPEEPPTRESKLQTEQRRWRLQTMHKKSLFGDKNGAQMRLEETSDLSFDIDNDFNLSEALEDSISKQSSEEEYCPCDSCVRKKLASRPARAPVVATNAPVMKAFDLQKILRLKKDGNEEAIVAEAAQDTKTLPNGSVEEGAENEEKDEEKPQAGETEAEEEGKEPELNEDDGATLNGDGEESEVAESQNTEMEDEAKTEETKEEEAEEGGEETKEGEEEEAKEEEEEKEEEEMTKAEEEEEEAKEEEDVKEEEAEEEEEPKEEEETKEEEGKEEEEEGTKEDEGQTKEEQETEEEENQEEVVEEEEAKEEEEGEKEEEETKEEEEEKEKEQEEEADQNEEQKAEEESEGEDEGENEAEETEEPEDEEVVADDEAETSECRGDAEGCGTDNNPEGDAVEGNEEAEQDEAEAEEDAKPESGDEAEEKSSERGENPDENVEEPTGDDPDNAHEKHEDQGNNKVSEKASRTKGKRTHKRLETLKKSTAFSCYSSVGNFSQQSQKGSDDEEERVNEMEGAVEEEGIVEEEAVEEECKGDDNPTSDHPNGEVRSDESSKPSQMYPDSEEEEEDKESSGSDPVGDEEQPDAEGADPKEAENTEEVQAAKKKENSDEIDQDDLDF